DNA from Bacillus sp. Marseille-P3661:
GCTGGATTTTTTTATTCCAATAATTTTGCCAACATCTTCTAACGTATACCGATGCTCTATTCTAAGTTCTTTTAATCGCTTACCATACATATTTCGCCCACTACTTTCATCTGCATTTTAAAACTGATTTTATATACAGAATTCTACAAAAAGAGTATATGTATACTAATTTAAAACACAAATAGCAAAGTTTATGATAAGGTTTCCCGATTATAGTAAAAAATTCAGAAGATAAGCTATGTCTCTGTGGAGATTAAGTTATTAGATAATCTATATATTTCATCTTCATAATCCAAAACCAATTGTTTTATTTGCTCAATTTGAATGTTATTCGGCTTCTTTCTTATAGTTTGAAAAAGTGCAAATGTGCCCATTATTGAATCATGTTTAAAAAAAGGAATTGACAAAACTGATTGAAAACCTCTTTCTTCAGAGAAATGTCTCTCATGAATACATTGTGGATCTGATAAAATATCAGAGTATACAATTTCTTTCGAAGCAATAGCTCTTCCACAGACCATTTCATGAAACAGTTGCTTATCATTTATCTCATTAAAAAAATCAAAAAAGTGTAGAGGAATATTCGGCGCAGCTCCATGATAGATACGATTTTCCTCTTTCACATAAAAAAGAATAGTAGCAAA
Protein-coding regions in this window:
- a CDS encoding GAF domain-containing protein, whose product is MKDKNIVVFMKDFATNKKIKDLLTKINPYLAKKESNLRIHLESLINNGITDEQFMVIDAKMKLGKLCIDLEELIPNSFATILFYVKEENRIYHGAAPNIPLHFFDFFNEINDKQLFHEMVCGRAIASKEIVYSDILSDPQCIHERHFSEERGFQSVLSIPFFKHDSIMGTFALFQTIRKKPNNIQIEQIKQLVLDYEDEIYRLSNNLISTET